From the genome of Ectobacillus sp. JY-23, one region includes:
- the kdpB gene encoding potassium-transporting ATPase subunit KdpB: MSKSSAFIKEKHEQTSSSLRLVEDEGIRKAKTMDSDIVKTAIKQSFTKLDPRVMVKNPIMFIVEIGFCVTLVLSFLPSENLPGWFNITVSMILLFTVLFANFAEALAEGRGKAQADSLKQSKQDIWANLIKNDKVMKVAATELRKGDIVVVKQGEMIPSDGEVIKGLASVDESAITGESAPVLKEAGGDFSSVTGGTLVVSDEITIRITSNPGESFLDKMIALVEGAKRQKTPNEIALNTVLFSLTLVFLLVIVTLPVFTNYLGFSIDTAVLVALLVCLIPTTIGGLLSAIGIAGMDRVTKFNVLAMSGKAVEAAGDINTIILDKTGTITFGNRMAHTLIAVSGETVEELAYWAGISSCMDETPEGRSVVEYINNKGWFSNGTIEGEFIPFKAETRMSGMDLHDGTKVRKGAVNAVINWVMQQGGNIPLDLSKRADLIAKEGGTPLAVAVNNKIYGLIYLKDTVKPGMRERFEELRRMGIKTVMCTGDNPLTAATIAKEAGVDEFIAECKPEDKIAVIKAEQAKGKLVAMTGDGTNDAPALAQADVGLAMNSGTSAAKEAANMIDLDSNPTKIIEVVAIGKQLLMTRGALTTFSIANDVAKYFAIIPAMFTAAIPQMEMLNVMGLHSPLSAILSALIFNAIIIPLLIPLAMKGVSYKPMSSNALLSRNLFIYGFGGMIVPFIGIKVIDVFVGLFV; the protein is encoded by the coding sequence ATGAGTAAATCATCTGCATTTATAAAAGAAAAACATGAACAGACATCTTCTTCTTTACGGTTAGTGGAAGATGAAGGAATCCGAAAAGCAAAGACAATGGATTCCGATATTGTGAAAACAGCCATAAAGCAATCGTTTACTAAACTTGATCCGAGAGTGATGGTAAAGAATCCAATTATGTTCATTGTAGAAATTGGCTTTTGTGTTACCCTAGTGCTGTCGTTCCTACCCAGTGAAAATCTGCCGGGTTGGTTTAACATCACTGTATCTATGATTCTATTATTTACAGTTTTGTTTGCGAATTTTGCAGAAGCGTTGGCAGAAGGACGTGGGAAGGCACAAGCTGATTCATTAAAGCAATCCAAACAAGATATTTGGGCAAATCTTATAAAAAATGACAAAGTGATGAAGGTAGCAGCAACAGAGCTTCGTAAAGGAGACATTGTCGTTGTAAAGCAAGGAGAAATGATTCCCAGTGACGGAGAAGTAATTAAAGGCTTGGCATCTGTTGATGAGTCAGCTATTACAGGCGAGTCCGCACCTGTGCTAAAAGAAGCAGGAGGCGATTTTAGCTCTGTAACAGGTGGAACTCTTGTTGTCAGCGATGAGATTACGATTCGTATCACTAGTAATCCAGGCGAGTCCTTCCTGGACAAAATGATTGCGCTTGTAGAAGGAGCAAAAAGACAAAAAACCCCGAATGAAATTGCACTCAATACAGTTTTGTTCAGTTTAACATTAGTATTTCTATTGGTGATCGTAACGCTTCCAGTGTTCACAAATTATCTGGGCTTCTCAATTGATACAGCCGTTCTTGTCGCGCTTCTTGTATGTTTAATTCCAACCACAATCGGAGGGTTATTGTCAGCCATCGGAATTGCAGGGATGGATCGTGTGACGAAATTTAACGTGTTGGCTATGTCAGGAAAAGCGGTTGAAGCTGCTGGAGATATTAATACAATTATTTTGGATAAAACGGGAACGATTACATTTGGAAATCGAATGGCCCATACGTTGATTGCTGTATCAGGAGAAACAGTAGAAGAGCTTGCGTATTGGGCTGGAATAAGCTCTTGTATGGATGAAACACCGGAGGGCCGATCTGTTGTAGAATATATAAACAATAAAGGGTGGTTTAGTAACGGGACAATAGAAGGTGAATTTATTCCGTTTAAAGCTGAAACACGTATGAGTGGTATGGATTTACATGACGGAACGAAGGTGCGCAAAGGTGCTGTCAACGCAGTTATCAATTGGGTGATGCAGCAAGGAGGAAACATTCCTCTAGATCTTTCCAAACGAGCAGATTTAATTGCGAAGGAAGGCGGAACACCGTTAGCTGTAGCTGTAAACAATAAAATTTATGGATTGATTTATCTAAAAGATACAGTGAAACCAGGTATGCGTGAGCGTTTTGAGGAGCTTCGTCGTATGGGTATTAAAACGGTAATGTGTACAGGAGACAATCCGCTGACAGCGGCCACGATTGCAAAGGAAGCTGGCGTAGATGAATTTATTGCCGAATGTAAACCAGAGGACAAAATAGCTGTCATTAAAGCAGAGCAAGCGAAAGGAAAGCTAGTGGCCATGACTGGTGATGGTACAAATGACGCACCGGCTCTGGCCCAAGCCGATGTAGGTCTTGCGATGAACAGCGGGACGTCAGCAGCAAAAGAAGCGGCGAATATGATTGACTTAGATTCAAACCCAACCAAAATTATTGAAGTTGTAGCTATTGGTAAGCAGTTGCTTATGACACGCGGAGCTTTGACAACATTCAGTATTGCGAACGATGTGGCAAAATATTTTGCAATTATCCCAGCCATGTTTACAGCAGCTATCCCGCAAATGGAGATGCTGAATGTAATGGGATTGCATTCCCCCTTATCTGCAATTTTATCGGCATTAATCTTCAATGCTATTATCATTCCATTGCTCATTCCGTTAGCAATGAAGGGTGTATCGTATAAGCCAATGAGCTCCAATGCATTGTTAAGCCGTAATTTGTTCATTTACGGATTTGGCGGTATGATTGTTCCGTTTATTGGTATAAAGGTCATTGATGTATTCGTAGGATTATTCGTATAG